In one window of Parus major isolate Abel unplaced genomic scaffold, Parus_major1.1 Scaffold353, whole genome shotgun sequence DNA:
- the HDAC6 gene encoding histone deacetylase 6 — MEEHRNTWDSQHPECPQRLSRVLQRLQELGLAQRCLPLPSRPATPRQLHACHTRAHVRTLSRTPSLSPRELRALSQRYNSLYLCPQSYSCARLAAGGACAAVGAVLGGQVRSALAVLRPPGHHARPGSAGGFCLFNNVGVAVRHAQRLAGTPLRVLILDWDIHHGNGTQEIFEEDPSVLYMSLHRHDGSFFPGGAGGSPRRRGRGPGTGFTLNVGWGGPRVGDPEYLAALTRLVLPVACQFGPELVLVSAGFDAGRGDPLGGCLVSPQTFGLMTHLLGGLAGGRLVLVLEGGYNLAVTAEGVGQCLGVLLGDPPTLPPPGTPQPVALRALSRTLRAQRGSWSCLQLPRVEPPKEGHGSDDVTSTADDVTGSPPLDAAIRRLGALQLGDAPGGGAKAGSGAGPPLGHAPAAAAAPCWEEEEELEEGALYAVTPLLDCPHLGAVAPPPAEGALGDILPPPCGVCGSRRENWLCLSCHQVLCGRYVGGHMLEHGGASGHPLVLSLRDLAAWCYPCGGYVTHPVLLPTKTFIYHLKFGTDPPTASF; from the exons TGCCCTCCCGGCCCGCGACCCCCCGGCAGCTCCACGCCTGCCACAC CCGTGCCCACGTGCGGACGCTGTCCCGGACGCCGTCGCTGTCCCCGCGGGAGCTGCGGGCGCTGTCCCAGCGCTACAACAGCCTCTACCTGTGCCCCCAGTCCTACAGCTGTGCCCGCCTGGCCGCGGGCGGGGCCTGCGCCGCTGTGGGGGCCGTGCTGGGGGGCCAG GTGCGCTCGGCGCTGGCCGTGCTGCGTCCCCCCGGCCACCACGCCCGCCCCGGCTCTGCCGGGGGCTTCTGCCTCTTCAACAACGTGGGGGTGGCCGTGCGCCACGCCCAGCGCCTGGCAGGGACCCCCCTCAG ggTGCTGATCCTAGACTGGGACATTCACCACGGCAACGGCACCCAGGAGATCTTCGAAGAGGACCCCAG TGTCCTGTACATGTCCCTGCACCGCCATGACGGCTCCTTCTTCCCGGGGGGGGCCGGGGGGTCCCCGAGGCGCCGGGGGAGGGGTCCTGGCACCGGCTTCACCCTGAACGTTGGCTGGGGGGGGCCCCGCGTGGGGGACCCCGAGTACCTGGCGGCCCTGACCCGCCTGGTGCTGCCGGTGGCCTGCCAG TTTGGGccagagctggtgctggtgtCGGCCGGGTTCGACGCGGGCCGGGGGGACCCCCTGGGGGGGTGCCTGGTGTCCCCCCAGACCTTCGGCCTCATGACCCATCTGCTGGGGGGGCTGGCGGGGGGACGGCTCGTGCTTGTGCTTGAG GGCGGGTACAACCTGGCAGTGACGGCAGAGGGGGTGGGGCAGTGCCTGGGGGTCCTGCTTGGGGACCCCCCCACACTGCccccccccgggaccccccaGCCAGTGGCGCTGAGGGCCCTGAGCCGCACCCTGCGAGCCCAGCggggctcctggagctgcctgcagctgcctcgTG tTGAGCCCCCCAAGGAGGGGCACGGCAGCGATGATGTCACATCCACCGCCGATGACGTCACCGGTTCGCCCCCGCTGGACGCCGCCATTCGCCGCTTGGGGGCGCTGCAGCTCGGGGACGCGCCGGGGGGCGGGGCCAAAGCTGGCTCGGGGGCGGGGCCTCCGCTGGGCCACGCCCCCGCTGCCGCTGCCGCCCcctgctgggaggaggaggaagagctggaggag GGAGCGCTGTACGCCGTGACGCCCCTCCTGGACTGTCCCCACCTGGGGGCCGTGGCCCCCCCTCCGGCCGAGGGGGCTCTCGGGGACATCCTGCCCCCCCCCTGCGGGGTCTGCGGGAGCCGCCGCGAGAATTGGCTGTGCCTGAGCTGCCACCAG GTGCTGTGTGGGCGCTACGTCGGGGGGCACATGCTGGAACACGGGGGGGCCTCGGGGCACCCCCTGGTGCTGAGCCTGCGGGACCTGGCGGCCTGGTGCTACCCCTGCGGGGGCTACGTCACCCACCCG gtgctgctccccACCAAGACCTTCATCTACCACCTCAAATTCGGCACTGACCCCCCCACCGCCTCCTTCTGA